A single Bacillus sp. OxB-1 DNA region contains:
- a CDS encoding ImmA/IrrE family metallo-endopeptidase — MQLRKPHTDYWEERAEKVLSHFHYTYPDEINIYDICWRYGIRILPLDSPFMDESVEWEAIHNLKSFSVPKNRGRRGTIFIREGLNEIEKKLLAAEEFCHLYAHHSPQLSVDEYQLAKVEGQAKRMAAYLLMPQHFINRVYDAALDEAVLISDIADYFLVSEEFAHYRLELIFRHKVDGFAAWRGKLGTLEWID, encoded by the coding sequence GACTACTGGGAGGAACGGGCCGAGAAGGTCCTCTCCCATTTTCATTACACTTACCCGGATGAAATTAACATCTATGACATCTGTTGGCGATACGGCATCCGGATACTGCCTCTGGACTCCCCTTTCATGGACGAATCCGTTGAATGGGAAGCCATACATAACCTGAAATCGTTCTCAGTCCCTAAGAATCGTGGAAGACGTGGGACTATCTTTATTCGTGAAGGGCTGAATGAAATTGAGAAGAAGCTGCTGGCGGCCGAGGAGTTCTGTCATCTGTACGCCCACCACTCCCCTCAGTTAAGCGTTGACGAGTATCAGCTGGCCAAGGTCGAAGGACAGGCCAAACGCATGGCAGCCTATCTCCTGATGCCCCAGCACTTTATTAACCGGGTGTATGATGCAGCGCTGGATGAAGCTGTATTGATCAGTGACATTGCGGATTACTTCTTGGTATCTGAGGAGTTTGCGCATTATCGGTTGGAGTTGATTTTTCGGCATAAGGTGGATGGGTTTGCTGCTTGGCGGGGGAAGTTGGGGACGTTAGAGTGGATTGATTAA
- a CDS encoding nucleoid-associated protein has product MISVNSIVVNSAIIHRLNNREIDGLALSDFNLDLNEEFKQVLSTHSTNSLEDKNVRYAKFNNPSVNEVYNLTTSFFSSRHNFIDYSHLIATRLFSFMTSKTISPGDLVISDVNINGERYMAILKLDHKDQYLSKIETMDDKMKISLVKTGNAWPEAGTRLQKAAFIRIDIDIEDEHKYDLIMLDRQNTQKSIDDEAVSQFFSTNFLNVKLIQDEITNTTSFIKGVRAIKDDSTSLNITDEKGLQIYNHAINLIKTAPLINIDNFLETFFNRETEEHEHFRQAKEIFKTYGLTRNEFEKSDEVSKIFLKNRRVFLDGIRLTIDHNVFNDPDKFSYKETKHPDGKKTVDISIKGVELKKLE; this is encoded by the coding sequence ATGATATCAGTAAACAGTATAGTAGTAAATAGCGCCATTATACATCGCTTAAATAACCGAGAAATAGACGGTTTAGCATTATCTGATTTCAATTTAGATTTAAACGAGGAATTTAAACAAGTTTTATCAACACATTCTACTAATAGTTTAGAAGACAAAAACGTTAGATATGCAAAATTTAACAATCCGTCCGTAAATGAAGTTTATAACCTAACAACATCATTTTTTTCGAGTCGTCATAATTTCATAGATTACTCCCATTTGATAGCGACAAGGTTATTTTCATTTATGACAAGTAAAACAATATCTCCTGGAGATCTTGTAATTTCTGATGTGAATATTAACGGAGAACGATATATGGCTATATTAAAATTAGATCACAAAGACCAATATCTTTCCAAAATTGAAACTATGGATGATAAGATGAAAATTTCTCTTGTTAAAACAGGAAATGCCTGGCCTGAAGCTGGCACAAGATTGCAAAAAGCAGCATTCATAAGAATTGATATTGATATTGAAGATGAACATAAATATGACTTGATAATGCTTGATCGACAAAACACTCAAAAGTCAATTGATGATGAAGCAGTATCTCAATTTTTTTCGACAAATTTTTTAAACGTAAAACTTATCCAAGATGAAATAACAAATACCACTTCTTTTATCAAAGGAGTTAGAGCTATAAAGGACGATAGCACATCTTTAAACATTACTGATGAAAAAGGCCTGCAAATATATAATCATGCTATAAATCTTATTAAAACTGCTCCCTTAATCAATATTGATAACTTTTTGGAAACATTTTTCAATCGAGAAACCGAGGAACATGAACATTTTAGACAAGCTAAAGAGATTTTTAAAACATATGGATTAACAAGGAATGAGTTTGAAAAATCCGATGAAGTTTCTAAGATTTTTTTAAAAAATAGACGCGTTTTCTTAGATGGTATAAGATTAACAATAGATCACAATGTATTTAATGACCCTGATAAGTTTTCCTATAAAGAAACTAAACACCCTGATGGTAAAAAAACAGTTGATATTTCAATAAAAGGTGTTGAGTTAAAAAAATTGGAGTGA